From one Candidatus Caldatribacterium sp. genomic stretch:
- a CDS encoding V-type ATP synthase subunit B, whose product MYKEFTAISEVAGPLLTVEQVEDARYMEIVEIELSDGSRRRGQVLMTSRGKALVQVFEGTEGIGIGQSKVRFLGRVMELPVSPDILGRIFNGSGIPIDGGPEIVPDARLDINGNPINPVARDYPTDFIQTGISAIDGLNTLVRGQKLPIFSGAGLPHARLAAQIARQARVLSGEEKFAVVFGALGITFEEANYFVSELRNTGAIERSVLFINLANDPAVERIITPRMALTAAEFLAFEMDMHVLVILTDMTNYCEALREVSAARREVPGRRGYPGYLYTDLATMYERAGRIRGKKGSITQIPILTMPEDDKTHPIPDLTGYITEGQIILSRQLHRKGIYPPIDVLPSLSRLRDKGIGPGKTREDHADVANQLFAAYARGREAAELATILGEASLTELDRLYMKFADRFEERFVQQGEYENRSIEETLEIGWDLLRMLPREELKRIRDEYLDRFYKKKPEES is encoded by the coding sequence ATGTATAAGGAGTTTACAGCTATCTCCGAAGTGGCGGGACCATTGCTCACCGTGGAGCAGGTGGAAGATGCCCGGTACATGGAAATAGTCGAGATTGAGCTGAGCGATGGGAGCAGGCGCCGAGGCCAGGTTCTCATGACAAGCAGGGGCAAGGCGCTGGTTCAGGTCTTTGAGGGCACCGAGGGCATTGGGATTGGGCAGAGCAAGGTGCGTTTCCTGGGTCGGGTTATGGAGCTTCCAGTTTCTCCTGACATTCTGGGGCGCATTTTCAATGGCTCTGGAATCCCAATCGATGGAGGGCCGGAAATCGTTCCCGATGCTCGTCTCGACATCAATGGGAACCCCATCAACCCCGTTGCCCGGGACTATCCCACGGACTTCATACAGACTGGAATTTCCGCCATCGACGGGCTGAATACCCTCGTTCGGGGACAGAAACTCCCCATCTTCTCCGGTGCAGGGCTTCCTCATGCTCGCCTTGCGGCCCAAATCGCCCGGCAGGCCCGGGTCTTGAGCGGTGAGGAGAAATTTGCGGTCGTCTTTGGAGCGCTGGGAATCACCTTTGAGGAGGCAAACTACTTCGTCTCTGAGCTTCGGAACACCGGGGCCATCGAGCGTTCGGTCCTCTTCATCAACCTCGCCAATGACCCGGCTGTAGAGCGAATTATCACCCCACGTATGGCACTCACCGCAGCGGAGTTCTTGGCCTTTGAAATGGACATGCACGTTCTCGTCATCCTTACGGACATGACAAACTACTGCGAGGCTCTCCGGGAAGTGTCTGCGGCACGGCGGGAAGTTCCCGGACGCCGTGGCTACCCCGGGTACCTCTACACAGACCTTGCCACAATGTATGAGCGAGCAGGACGCATTCGGGGAAAGAAGGGCTCCATAACCCAGATTCCTATCCTTACCATGCCTGAGGATGACAAGACCCATCCCATTCCTGACCTCACAGGGTACATTACTGAAGGGCAAATCATTCTGAGCCGCCAACTCCATCGGAAGGGCATTTATCCCCCTATCGATGTGCTGCCGTCCCTCTCCCGGTTGCGGGATAAGGGGATTGGTCCAGGAAAAACGCGCGAAGACCATGCCGATGTGGCGAATCAGCTCTTTGCAGCGTATGCCCGAGGGCGAGAAGCAGCAGAGTTGGCCACCATTCTCGGAGAAGCTTCTCTCACAGAGCTTGATCGTCTCTACATGAAGTTCGCCGACCGTTTTGAGGAACGGTTTGTGCAACAGGGAGAGTACGAGAACCGGAGCATTGAGGAGACCCTTGAAATTGGCTGGGATCTCTTGCGGATGCTTCCACGAGAGGAACTCAAGCGCATCCGTGACGAATACCTTGATAGATTCTACAAGAAAAAACCTGAAGAGAGTTGA